Proteins from a genomic interval of Ficedula albicollis isolate OC2 chromosome 9, FicAlb1.5, whole genome shotgun sequence:
- the HRG gene encoding histidine-rich glycoprotein — protein MLLLASAFFLTLLQCSNAQNEASTTPADCNTIERDAGVALDLVNRHRRDGYVFGLFRVADAHELHLGNSTVLYLTLDVLETECSVLSRRHWESCEYSDTYPMDFGQCKIITYTNHLLKKPQLYGFNCTLSPVPSDVVECKDCPVKLEALEVTEQHKDIAEKALKKFNSEGNHTSNFAVDKVERVIKMTASREGHILGFSVKETNCSKSMQETDQALECDFLHDWHAHTGFCKARIISDADEADGIDINCEIYHPWHHGCGRRGKYPHRHPHYHHHFGHRHRHKHHHRHECPPSSQSRPEDPEHNPKSNKEDQDGNEEHSSPPPPHDEPDHHHPTPPPQGTDHDHPPHHHGPPCPPPHHQGPDHDHPPHHHGPPCPPPHHHDHPSHHHGPHPHGPGHHHPPHHHGPRCPPPPGHPPHHCHHYHRHHHNKTSIPGKYFPCHVTGAVYRIPVLSQQDSLTPPTANFPELSQCNLHFCSIGSELKETAEVPGFPDHPTQSESCPGKPKFDLPKILPLFPHSQ, from the exons atgctgcttctagcttcagctttttttctaaCACTACTGCAGTGCTCTAATGCCCAAAATGAAGCAAGCACTACACCTGCAGACTGTAACACCATTGAAAGAGATGCAGGAGTGGCCCTGGATTTGGTCAACAGACATCGCAGAGATGGTTATGTTTTTGGTTTATTCCGTGTTGCTGATGCACATGAACTACATTTA GGAAATTCAACGGTCCTCTACTTAACTTTGGATGTGCTGGAAACTGAATGCTCTGTCTTATCCAGAAGACACTGGGAGTCCTGTGAATACAGTGACACTTATCCAATG gaCTTTGGACAATGTAAGATTATCACATATACAAACCATCTGCTGAAGAAACCTCAACTATATGGATTTAATTGTACATTAAGTCCAG ttccATCTGATGTAGTAGAATGCAAAGATTGTCCTGTGAAACTTGAAGCTTTAGAAGTCACAGAGCAACATAAAGATATTGCTGAAAAGGCCCTGAAGAAATTCAACAGTGAAGGTAACCACACAAGCAACTTTGCTGTGGATAAAGTTGAAAGAGTTATAAAGATG ACTGCCTCCCGTGAAGGTCACATTTTAGGATTCTCTGTAAAAGAGACCAACTGTTCCAAATCTATGCAGGAAACAGATCAGGCACTGGAATGTGATTTTCTGCATGACTGGCATGCT CACACCGGATTCTGCAAGGCAAGGATCATCAGTGATGCAGATGAAGCTGATGGAATAGATATAAACTGTGAAATCTACCATCCCTGG CACCATGGCTGTGGGCGAAGGGGGAAATATCCACACAGACATCCccattatcatcatcattttGGTCACAGACATCGCCATAAGCATCACCACAGACATGAATGTCCTCCCTCTTCTCAGTCCAGACCTGAAGACCCTGAGCATAATCCCAAATCCAACAAGGAAGATCAAGATGGCAACGAAGAACAttcttctccccctcctccccatgATGAACCAGACCACCACCATCCTACTCCACCTCCTCAGGGAACAGATCACGACCACCCTCCTCACCACCATGGACCACCCTGTCCTCCTCCCCACCACCAAGGACCAGATCACGACCACCCTCCTCACCACCATGGACCACCTTGTCCTCCTCCCCACCATCACGACCACCCTTCTCACCACCATGGTCCCCATCCTCATGGCCCAGGTCACCACCATCCTCCTCACCATCATGGACCACGCTGTCCCCCTCCTCCAGGACATCCTCCTCATCACTGTCATCACTATCACAGACATCATCACAACAAGACAAGCATACCAGGAAAGTATTTTCCATGCCATGTAACAGGAGCTGTCTATCGCATCCCAGTTCTAAGCCAGCAGGATTCTCTCACACCTCCCACTGCAAACTTTCCTGAACTATCCCAATGCAACCTTCACTTTTGCAGCATTGGCTCAGAACTAAAGGAAACGGCAGAAGTTCCAGGCTTTCCAGATCATCCTACACAATCAGAATCATGCCCTGGAAAACCTAAATTTGACCTTCCAaaaattttgcctttatttcctCATAGTCAATGA